taCTAGttgccatatgatacagcaatcccactcctgggcatatatccggaaaagaGAAAGCtgtaatctgaaaagatacatgcagcccaacgttcatagcagcactactgatttatttgtatatttttaaaatttatttatttatttttggctgcattgggtctttgttgctgcgtgcgggctttctctagttgcggcaagcaggggctactcttcgttgcggtacgtgggcttctcactgaggtggcttctcttgttgcggagcacaagctctaggcacgcaggcttcagtagttgtggttcacaggctctagagcgtgggctcagtagttgtggcgcacaggcttacttgctcggcggcatgtgggatcttcccggaccagggctcgaacccatgtcccctgcatgggcaggcggattcttaaccactgcaccaccagggaagtccccaacagcactatttataacagccaagacatggacgcaacctaaatgtctatcaacaaatgaatggataaagaagatgtggtatatatacatacaatggaatactactcagccataaaaagaaggaaataatgccatttgcagcaacatggacggacctagagattatcatactaggtaaagtaagtcagaaagagaaagacaagtaccatatgatatcacttatatgtggcatctaaaatatgacacaaatgaacttatttacaaaacagaaatagactcttagacatagagaacagacttgtggctgccaaggggaagaggggggtgggggagggataaattaggactctGAGATTAGTAGGtacaaacaactatatataaaatagataaacagcaaggtcctactgtatagcacagggaactatactcaataccctgtaataagccataatggaaatgaatatgtatatatatgtataaatgaaccactttgctatacaccagaaactaatacaacattgtaaatcaactatacttcaatactaataaaaaatacattactatTTACATTAAcatcccccaaaatgaaatacttaagatataaatctaacaaaatgtgtATAAGATCTCCttaaggaaaactacaaaactctgatgaaagaatcaaagaactaaataagtgGAGAGATATTCCCTGTTCATGgatagaagactcaatattgtcaagatgtcagttcttcccaacttcatCTTCATCTATTCAATGCAttcccaatcaaaatcctagcaaatCATCTTATACCATGCATAGCACCTAGCAGGGGGTCAGGGCCAAGGCAGGCTCGATGAAAGTGAAGCGAGCTTAAGAAGTTGTGGTGGAAACCCGGCTCAGAGGTACTGGCGCAAAAGTGGGAATATACAGTAAGGGCACTGGGCAAACTCGAATGATTAAAGAAACCCAGGTACTAACTGGGCATCTGGAACCACAGAAACCAGGAGCTCAGTGGCCTCAGGGAAGCATCTCACTCTCTGCCATACTCTGTGTATCAGTTTCCTCTACTTGATGGGAGGAAGTAGCCTCACCTCAAGCCTCACCACAAGCCTCACCTAACCACAATTTCCCACAGCTTCTAGAGGAATAGGGTCTCACCCTCTTCCTCAAGTTCAGTTTGAAAAATAGGCAGAAAGGTTTCAGACCACCCAAGCTTGAGCCCTTCAACCGAAGTCAGAGGGGCCTATTCTTGTGAGAATACAGCCACTCAGCAAGGACCACCAGCCTGGAGTGAGGGGAGGAGCAGGCCAAGAAAGCAGACTTTACAGGGCAGGGATGTCCCATTGGGGGCCTCTGGGACATTTCCAGTGGCACAGCTTGCCACAAATACAGACTGAGGTCTCTTTAGTGCTTCAAGGTCAGAGGGTGATTTGTGGCACCCTAGGATGGAGAAGGTGGCCTTGTCCTAGTAATGACGGTGGTGATGGAAGGCATGGCATGGCTGATGGTCTTCACTGCAGAATTGGAAGGGCAAAACTCCAATCACATGTGCTTCCTCCTAAGTGAGTATGGGTGGGTTCTTCCTGGGTGCCAAAGGGCAACTAATACTTGGCAAACATGAGACCAGGCCTACACTTGCACACTGACCACCTAGGAGGAGGCCCATTCTGCCCATTCAAGAAAGTCATACCTCATAGGTCACAAGTAGATCGTGAAAATAGATGTAACTGAGGTTTTATCCAACTGAATCATTTTAAACCCTCACTAGGAGCTACTGAGCAGACTCTCGAACAGCAGTTGGGTGCCCCATCCATAACCTTTTGGGCCTGACCGTGGTGCAGGCAGGCCCAAGGGTTTTTTGTGGGGACAGAAAGAGCCAGGGAATTTGCCTTGGGACCAACTCACAATCAGACGGAAGGGGGTTCCAGACAAACACCCACAGTCCTTCACCCCTCAGGTGAGGCCATTCAGAGGTGACTGCTATGCACTGGCCCCCAGGGGCACTTAATGCACTTAGCTCCCTACCTACCTTTGATAACACACCTGTATGGTCTGCCTCCCCTTCCAGTGCTGTCTGGGATCACCTCCAACATAAACTGCTTGTACCTAATCCTTGTCGCAGGCTCTGCTTCTCAGGGATCCACACCAACCCACCACATTTTGGTAGAAGAAGCAAGTGCTGCCATCCAAAGAAGGCATTTAAGGAGACAGAAGTGATGAGGGGGACAAGAGGTGGAGAACCTCCCAAGCAGTCTCTTGGGGACATACTTGACCACGAAGCGGACACCCATCTCAGAGTGACACAGGAAAAGACGTGAATTaatcaaactcacagaaacaaatGGTGAAATCACACACTCGGTGCTTTTTATTCAAAGTGAGAAGGACAACATCAGACCTCTCTCACCTGACACCACCCTCTCTCCCTGCAGACAAAGTAAGCCCATGATTATCTCATGGCTGCCAGTGGGCATGGGCTGGGCCCAAAAGGAGCTATGGAGCCTCTCTGCTGAACAACTCACACCTTTGTGAACTGTGGTGGGGATGGACACCGAGCAGGCCCTTGCCAACAAAATCCTTGATGATGGCGCCTAAGTAGGTACAAAGGCAGAAGCCAGCTCCCTGACCCTCAAAATCTCAGAGACTCCTTTTGCACTGCGATGACTATGGGTTTGGAAGAAAGTGGGCTGAGTTCCAAGCAGCCGTTCCTTACTGCCCCAGCACTAGTGGCTGGTGGACTGTTTGGAGCTGGCTGGCAGGGATGGGAGAAAGTGGGGTCAAGGACAAGCAGGGCTGGCCCGCTGCAGCAGTCTGAATAAGTCATGAGGTCACTCCAGGCATAGGATGCTCTGTGATTCCTCCTCTCTACCCTCTCCCCGGCCCCCTTTTCTGCCAGCTTGTCCCATCCATTTGTCCTGGGTGTGGCAGCACACCAGAgctgggaggaggctgggaaggaggCAGATGCCAAATTTTACCTGGCTGTATATCCATCCATCCCCATCCTCCCTCCTTGCCCTCTTAGGGAGTCCCATCCCATTGAGGGGTCAGCGGGGCCAGGCAGCACTGAATTCTTTCTCCAGACCCTGGACAAACTGGTCATTGAGGAAAAGCAGCTGACCATGAGGCAGGAAGCGGGCGAGGATGCCCTCGATGCAGTCAGCCCGCAGCAGGAGGTTGGCAGTGGGGACCAGCAGCCGGAGGTGCTCAAGGAGAAGGCGGGCCAGCAGCCGAAGCGTGCTCTCTGCCAGCAGCAGGTTCTCGTGGGCGTTCAGCACCAGGGCGAAGCCTAATGAGAGCACTCCTAGCCACACCACTGTCCGAGGCTCCTGGAAAGGGTCCCCTGCCGTCAGGTGGAAGGCCCCACATGGGGACTCATGCAGGTGCACTGGGTCATCTGAGGACTGGGGCTGCAGGTCCACAGCAGGCCGGCCGCACGCCTGCTGCTGCAGCTGGCACATGGACTCCACCTGCCTGTGGAGAATAAGTGGGTCACTGACCTCTCACCCTCAGGACCACGCTTGGAGCTGGGAGCTGCCATTATCCCCATAactagatgcagaaactgagccCCAGAAAGACTAAGTGAAGTGACCTGCCCAGGGCCACAGAGCAGGGAGCATGAGCCCAGATGGGAATCCAGGCTCCAGCCTCCAGCCCCTGAACCATTTCACTCCATGTGGCCAAGAGAAGGCAGCTCCTTGGGCTGGGAAAAGGCACCAGGGGATGAAGATCCTGCCTCTACCTGCTTCACAGAGGCCTCAACATCTCAACAAGAGATGAGAAGCGGAGTAAAAGCTATGTCTAACCCAGGCTGTCCAACctctccaccctcaccccatccTGCAGCCCTctccaaataaaaaagaaaaaccttgcaCTTGGACATCCAGGCTTTTGAAATCACTCTCTGATCTCTCATGAATCACCTTCCAATTTGGGCCATGTACAGGCTGCTCTTAAAGACACGTTTGGTTTTCTGTGCCACATAAGGGGGAGGAGGCCCAGCAGAACAAAGAGATAAACAAGAGGCTGGCCCAGGGTTGCCCCAGAGTGCTAATTCTCCCACCCAAAACACAGAGGGGCCAGGAGATTCTGGCACCTGCTGGTTCAGACTGGGTCTGGGAGGGGAAGGTACAAGGTTAGCCATCCCATCTAGAACAGTGTTTTCCAACTGTATCCTGTGGATCCTGGGCTTTTGGGAGGCGCTTGGCGCAGATTCCCATAAACCacattctctctcctccttaGAGATTCATAAACCTTAAAGGCACACTAAGGGCCCTGAAAAGTCCTGCACTGCAAAGCATATTTAATCTGTACTGCTTACACTCAAATCCCAAGTCTTTCACTTTCTAGATGCATAACCTTAGGTTAAATTTCTTTAACTCTCTGTAGCTCAGTTTACTCATATGTAAGGTGGGGATAATGTACCTACCTCAAAAGACTGTTTCAAAGATAAAATGAGTTCATATACACGAAATGCTCAGAACATAAAATGCTTAGTACATACaggctcaataaatgctaactaCAAAAAAATTACCATAAATGCTAACTATAATAAATGATGATAATAGCATTATTATGCCTTTAACCCTTTTTCATATAATACTTGTGACAACTGTGGAAGACTCTTTGAAAGCACTACTCTAAAACTTTCTCTCTACTTCTTAGTCCTCCTGTTTCTCTATGCCCCCCAGAAATCCTATCATAATCGGTGTGTATTCAATGGGCTGGACTGTGTTACCTGGCCACGGCCAAAATCTGCTCCTTTCGGAGGAGCCTGTCCCTCTCAGCACCATGTGGCTGTGGGTCGTTGGGTGAATTCTCAGTACCAAAGAAGCAGGAGTAGAGCACTCGGCAAAGGCCCTCCTCAACCTTCGTGGTCCGCAAGGTGTGGATGAGGAAGACGTGGACCATGGCTCTGGGATGGATGCTACAGGAAAGCCAGAGACCTCAGTGAGATGAGGGTAAAACCCCAGAGGGGAGGCAACCACAGAAAGGGTCTGGCCTAGCTAGGCCTGGGAGTGTGTCTGGAGGCTGGTGTGGCTGGTCACTGGGCCTCCTCAGGCATCCAAGACCCACGCCCAGCCTCTGAATGTGGTCAGCACCAACTCTGTCCATAAGAGTCTAGCAGTTAAGATATCTTAGACAACCCCAAAGCCAAATCTACAAACAACCGGCCAGGAACCTTGCAAAATGtcagtcaagggcttccctggtggcgcagtggttgagagtccgcctgccgatgcagggcacacgggtttgtgccccggtccgggaagatcccaccaagccgccgagcggctggtcccgtgagccatggccgctgagcctgcgcgtccggagcccgtgctccgcaacggcagaggccacaacagtgagaagcccgcgtaccacacacacacacaaaaaaagtccgTCATCAGAGTCAAGGCACACTGGGGAGCTGCTCCAGACTGAAGGAGGCCAAAGAGACAAGACAGCCGAATGCATCCTGCGATATTAGATAGGAACCCTGGCAGAGAAAAAGGTAGTTTCAACATAGGGCATTACTAGGACAACTGGAAGCATTTAAATACGGATTACAGGTTAGATAATAGTCTTGATCGATGTTACCTGATTTTGAatgtaggagaatgtccttgtttttagaaaatacacactgaagtacCTCTAAATATAGAGGTAAAGGAGCATCATATCTGCAACTAACTTAATTGGAAAATTAAGTATACAGGAGTTCTTTATAAGAACAGTCTTGAAATTTTCCGTAAGCTTGAGATCACGCCAAAATGAAGGCCAcgaaatggtaataataatggtGTTTGGCTCAGTGACCAGCCCGGGGGTGAAAGGCAGCGGGTAGACCGTAAGCATATCTGTAGCTAAGGGTAAATAGATCGTGAATTTAAACTGGTTAAACAGGAAGGTTCGCGACAGCGCTTTGAAACCCGTAGCTCGGAGACCTCGACTGACCTCCCGCGACCCTCTACCCGCAATCAGGGCCGTCATCAGCCTTCGCCACGTCCCCACCGCCCCCCACAGAGAAATGGTAGCGGCCAAGACGCTTTACGTCACTACTTCGCGCAAGCCTGTGGCGCTGTGCCTCTGGGGGAGTGTAGCTGCTTGCCCCAGCTAGCCAAGCCTAAGGAGGGGGTACCCTGGACTGAGTGTGCCCTGCAACCCCGGGCCGCTGTCCTCGAGGCGAGATACTCACCTTTTCCTCCGTGCTCACAGACTTCTACTAACAAGCCACTTCACTCGGCTAAAGGGAAGATATGGCGGTTGCGCACGCCAGTAGTGGGCGCGCGCCCGAGAGTGACGCGCTCAGGGTGGGAGGGGCCTCATATCCCGAGCTGTGCTCCGGCTGCGGGGCTTGGGTGGCCTTCCGACGCCTGGACCTCGGGCTCAGGCGACTTTCACCGTCGGACCAAAAGCCCCTTGCTCCGGGTTCACGGCGCGGCCCACGCTGGTCACTCACTGACTGGGTAGGCGAGGTTCCCACTCGAAACCCTAGACCCGTCGAGCCCCAGGCCACTTTCCCCTGGCGGCCACGAGGGGGCGCCCGACCCGGTGCTTGGCCTTTCCGGAAGAGGCGGGGTCTGAAGGTGCAGGGCCGAGGTCTCCAACTGGCCGATATGCGTGGGAAACACGGGGGCGCCTGTTAAAATTCAGGTTGCTGGGCTTTAGTTCCGGGAAAGAAGACTTGTGGGGAAACATGCATATTTACGTAGTTGGCGGGCAGGGCTTCTGGGTTGTGGGTTCCTGCGGTGGGTTAAGATTAGGGCTCGGTTTGGAGTGGAAAGATTAAAACTCTGGTCACCAGCTATGCATCCCTGGCAGGTCAGTCACTTTACTGGGCCCCAGTGAAGCCCCATATTAGTTTTTCCTTTCACCCTCTCACCTCTAACAAGCTCTTTCCTTGTCCCCTCTTTGAGGGAGGCCATCAAAAGTGTAGGGAAAGGACTTGTACCTTAAGCCTGAAAGGGCCACTGCCAGATTCTTCCCGGTTGGAGTCTTGGCCCAGAGGTGTTTGGGGCCCTGCAAGACTTGTCTGGGCCTCATTTCCTGCCCTGGGCACCCCggcccaccacctccccacataATCCTTTTACTTCTTGGCATGTGAACTGCTGCAACCTCCCCAAATGTGTTCTGTGCCTCAAAACCTCACACTGGTTGTTTCCTCGGCCTGGCCTGCCCTTTCCTCCCCTTTATTAGCCCTTCAAAAGGTGCTCAGACCAAAACCTAGGGGAAGTCTTCCTGCTGGACTGCCCATTAGCATTCAGCTGTCCCCTTTATATCCATTGTGAGGGTCTGCCTATGGTGCTGATGTCTCCTATGGGGTACACCCTGGCTGTGGTGCCCACTTTCATTCCCCACAGCCATGCACAAGGCAGGCCTGGAGCCAACCCAAACACACTTCTTGGTGACTGAAGAAAGAAGGGCAGGGCAGCTCAAGCAGGGACCTTGGAGTGCAGTCTGGGCCCCTCTGGCCATAGGATGTGGCAGGGGGGCAGTGAAGGGAGGCTAGAGGAGGTGGCCTTGGGGCTGGCCAGAGTGTGTGGGCATTCTGACCACAGGTGcaacacatatatgtatttgtagGTGGAGGGGCAAGCCCAGAGACAGTTGGGCCTCAGCCACAAGGCTGGGATGATGTTGGCTCAGTTCCTGGTCCCTATCACTCTCAGCCAGGACTCATGTCTGCCACCTGATTACAGCAAAGAGCTGGCAGAGGGCACTGGTTGCTGGGGGCCAACTGGCATCCGGAACACAGTATTCTGGCCTCTGTCCACTCCTCAGGCAGTGAGTCTACTCCAGATCCCAGGCTGCTGGGGTGGCCAGCCTAGTGTGACGTACACAGAGGAGGCAGTAGTGAGAAGCTGGCCTGAGCTTCTGGAGGTCAGTGGGGGACCCAGATGGAGGTGGTGTCCAGATAAGTGAGGCAGACTCAGATGCCGTTCCCAACTTTTGGCAGCCCTCAGCCACCTTGTGCCCCCAAGGTCAAAGTAATGTGCTGGGGACAgtgaggcaggaaggagcctgggtcccccGAGACGCTGCAGAGCCTTGCTGAATGAGGAGCACATATtgcaatgtatttattttgttaaaccTCTGTGTGGGGTTTCTGTTACGTGCAGCCTAACTCAAATGAGTTAAGTGAGGCAGCATGTGAAGTGGGCAGAGTGGAGCCTGACATGTAGTCGGTACTCAATAAATCAGTAAATGTTGACAAGCATTAATGCAGAGGCAGGATAGGAGAAGGTGTCAAAGAGGCCTTGGTCAGTCCTGGAAAGCAGGTGGGGCCTTCTGGTCTGGCAGCAGCTCAGAGGCAGGGCGATGGACAGGCTGAACTTCTGCTTCCTGGTATGTGCATGTTCATGTGTACCAGCCTTTTATAGCAGTTACCCTAGAAATTGTGGTGGGGCCAGGCACACAGTACCTGAAGATGTGGGTTTGTggctagagtgtgtgtgtgtgtgatagagacaggagagaagaagaaaaataaagcactacaattcagtatcctgtaataaaccataatggaaaagaatatgaaaaagaatatattatatatgactgaatcactttgctgtacaccagaaactaacacaacaacaCTAACacaatcaactgtacttcaaaaataaaaataaataaataagcagctGGCTGGATTTGAGGCCTAGCCCACCTGCCTAGCTGAGACGAGGGGCCACACCTTCAAGtcatttcccctccccttcctctggcTGTGGGCAAAGGTGCCCATCACTCCACTCCCCAGCTCTGCTCAGTGGCCCTCTGAGTTGGGGGGGTTGCCTGAAGCCCCTCACATTGACCCATTCCTCACACTCCCACCCTCCATTGCTCTTTACCCATTTCAAGGTGAGGCCTGCCCCACAGTGGCACGCAGCCTGGTGTTTGCCCCTTCCGATCCCCGTTGATGCCCACCATCAGGATGCACGTGGTGTCTGATACTGACTCAATTTGGACAGCAGTTTCCATTTCCCACTCACCCAAGCGATGCAGGGTCCTGAATCACTGATGGGCAGCCTGGCTTGGGACACTCTGCTGCTTCACCCAGACATCAAGACCAACCCTCAGGTCCTGCTTA
The DNA window shown above is from Kogia breviceps isolate mKogBre1 chromosome 14, mKogBre1 haplotype 1, whole genome shotgun sequence and carries:
- the AP5S1 gene encoding AP-5 complex subunit sigma-1, producing MVHVFLIHTLRTTKVEEGLCRVLYSCFFGTENSPNDPQPHGAERDRLLRKEQILAVARQVESMCQLQQQACGRPAVDLQPQSSDDPVHLHESPCGAFHLTAGDPFQEPRTVVWLGVLSLGFALVLNAHENLLLAESTLRLLARLLLEHLRLLVPTANLLLRADCIEGILARFLPHGQLLFLNDQFVQGLEKEFSAAWPR